A region from the Pseudomonas sp. Teo4 genome encodes:
- a CDS encoding glutathione S-transferase N-terminal domain-containing protein, translating to MGATNRLACYSDPADHYSHRVRLVLAEKGVSVQIIDVDRGRLPPKLVEVNPYGSVPTLVDRDLALYESTVVMEYLEERYPHPPLMPVYPVARGNSRLLMHRIQRDWCALADTILDPRSADAARVEARKALRESLTGVSPLFGEFACFMSEEQSLVDCCLLPILWRLPVLGIELPRPAKPLLDYMERQFAREPFLASLSSVEREMRKL from the coding sequence ATGGGCGCAACCAACAGGTTAGCCTGCTATTCCGACCCCGCTGATCACTATTCCCATCGCGTGCGCCTGGTGCTCGCCGAGAAGGGGGTCAGCGTGCAGATCATCGATGTGGATCGCGGTCGTCTGCCACCCAAGCTGGTTGAAGTGAACCCCTATGGGAGCGTGCCGACCCTGGTCGACCGCGACCTGGCGTTGTATGAATCGACCGTGGTGATGGAATACCTCGAAGAGCGGTACCCGCACCCGCCGCTAATGCCAGTGTATCCGGTGGCGCGTGGCAACAGCCGTCTGCTGATGCATCGCATTCAGCGTGACTGGTGCGCGCTGGCTGATACCATTCTCGACCCGCGTAGCGCCGACGCTGCGCGCGTAGAAGCGCGAAAGGCGCTGCGTGAGAGCCTGACCGGCGTTTCGCCGTTGTTCGGCGAGTTCGCTTGTTTCATGAGCGAGGAGCAAAGCCTGGTCGATTGTTGTCTACTGCCCATACTCTGGCGCTTGCCAGTACTGGGTATCGAATTGCCGCGGCCGGCCAAGCCGCTGCTGGATTACATGGAGCGACAGTTCGCCCGCGAGCCTTTTCTGGCAAGCTTGTCCTCCGTTGAACGTGAAATGCGCAAGCTTTAA
- the petA gene encoding ubiquinol-cytochrome c reductase iron-sulfur subunit, translating to MSNDGVNAGRRRFLVAATSVVGAAGAVGAAVPFVGSWFPSAKAKAAGAPVKVNIAKVEPGQQMVAEWRGQPVFIVRRTDEILGNLKKITAELSDPESKASVQPAYVDPQVRSIKPEILILVGLCTHLGCSPTFRPEVAPADLGPKWVGGYFCPCHGSHYDLAGRVYKSQPAPLNLPVPPHSYESDDIIVIGIDQEKA from the coding sequence ATGAGCAATGACGGCGTCAACGCAGGCCGGCGCCGCTTCCTCGTAGCCGCGACATCCGTGGTCGGGGCGGCGGGGGCAGTGGGGGCTGCGGTACCGTTCGTGGGGTCATGGTTTCCCAGTGCCAAGGCGAAAGCCGCGGGTGCACCGGTGAAGGTCAACATCGCCAAGGTCGAACCTGGGCAGCAGATGGTGGCCGAGTGGCGCGGCCAGCCTGTATTTATCGTGCGGCGAACGGACGAGATCCTCGGCAATCTCAAGAAAATCACCGCGGAGCTCTCCGACCCCGAGTCCAAGGCGTCCGTGCAGCCGGCCTACGTCGACCCGCAGGTGCGCTCGATCAAGCCGGAAATTCTCATTCTTGTCGGGCTGTGCACCCACCTGGGTTGTTCGCCAACTTTCCGGCCTGAAGTCGCTCCTGCCGACCTTGGCCCCAAGTGGGTAGGTGGCTACTTCTGCCCCTGCCACGGCTCGCACTACGACCTGGCTGGCCGTGTCTACAAGTCGCAGCCGGCGCCTCTCAACCTGCCAGTGCCACCGCACTCTTACGAGTCTGACGACATCATCGTCATCGGCATCGATCAGGAGAAAGCATGA
- the ftsL gene encoding cell division protein FtsL, which translates to MSRLFAKPLPGGSFLMLLLFVAVLISAIAVSYSAHWNRQLLNTLYGELNERDKAQAEWGRLILEQSTWTASSRIESLASEQLKMRVPAADEVRMVAP; encoded by the coding sequence GTGAGCCGGCTTTTTGCCAAACCTTTGCCAGGCGGAAGCTTCCTGATGCTTCTGCTGTTCGTCGCTGTCCTTATTTCGGCCATTGCGGTGTCCTATAGCGCCCACTGGAACCGCCAGTTGCTCAACACCCTGTACGGTGAGCTGAACGAGCGCGACAAGGCTCAGGCCGAATGGGGCCGGCTTATCCTCGAACAAAGCACCTGGACTGCCTCCAGCCGTATCGAGAGCCTGGCTTCCGAGCAGCTCAAGATGCGCGTACCTGCGGCTGACGAAGTACGGATGGTGGCGCCATGA
- the zapE gene encoding cell division protein ZapE produces the protein MTPLERYQADLKRPDFFHDAAQETAVRHLQRLYDDLVAAHNNKPGVFGKLFGKKEQTPVKGLYFWGGVGRGKTYLVDTFFEALPFKEKMRTHFHRFMKRVHEEMKTLKGEKNPLTLIAKRFSQEAKVICFDEFFVSDITDAMILGTLMEELFKNGVSLVATSNIVPDGLYKDGLQRARFLPAIAMIKQFTDVVNVDSGVDYRLRHLEQAELFHFPLNDAAHQSMRASFKALTPECTQAVENDVLMIENRPINALRTCDDVAWFDFRALCDGPRSQNDYIELGKIFHAVLLSNVEQMGVTTDDIARRFINMVDEFYDRNVKLIISAEVELKDLYTGGRLSFEFQRTLSRLLEMQSHEFLARAHKP, from the coding sequence ATGACGCCCCTAGAACGATATCAAGCAGATCTGAAACGTCCCGACTTCTTCCATGACGCGGCGCAGGAGACTGCTGTGCGTCACTTGCAGCGTCTGTACGACGATCTGGTCGCCGCGCACAACAACAAGCCAGGTGTATTCGGCAAGTTGTTCGGCAAGAAGGAACAGACCCCGGTCAAGGGCCTGTACTTCTGGGGTGGCGTGGGCCGGGGCAAGACTTACCTGGTGGACACCTTCTTCGAGGCGCTGCCGTTCAAAGAGAAGATGCGTACCCACTTCCACCGCTTCATGAAGCGTGTGCACGAAGAGATGAAGACCCTCAAGGGCGAGAAGAACCCCTTGACCCTCATCGCCAAGCGCTTCTCCCAGGAAGCCAAGGTCATCTGCTTCGACGAGTTCTTCGTTTCCGACATCACCGATGCCATGATCCTGGGCACGCTGATGGAAGAGCTGTTCAAGAATGGCGTTTCCCTGGTGGCCACTTCCAACATCGTGCCGGACGGCCTGTACAAGGACGGCCTGCAGCGGGCGCGTTTCCTGCCTGCCATCGCCATGATCAAGCAGTTCACCGACGTGGTGAACGTCGACAGCGGTGTCGACTACCGTCTGCGCCACCTGGAGCAGGCCGAGCTGTTCCACTTCCCGCTCAACGACGCGGCGCACCAGAGCATGCGTGCCAGCTTCAAGGCGCTGACCCCTGAATGCACGCAGGCCGTCGAAAACGATGTGCTGATGATCGAGAACCGGCCGATCAATGCCTTGCGCACCTGTGACGACGTCGCCTGGTTCGACTTCCGTGCGCTGTGCGACGGGCCGCGTAGCCAGAACGACTACATCGAGCTGGGCAAGATCTTCCACGCCGTGTTGCTCAGCAACGTCGAGCAGATGGGGGTGACCACCGATGACATCGCCCGCCGTTTCATCAACATGGTGGACGAGTTCTACGACCGCAACGTCAAGCTGATCATTTCGGCCGAGGTTGAGCTGAAGGACCTGTACACCGGTGGTCGCCTGAGCTTCGAGTTCCAGCGCACCCTGAGCCGTCTGCTGGAAATGCAGTCGCACGAGTTCCTGGCGCGCGCGCACAAGCCGTAA
- the rsmI gene encoding 16S rRNA (cytidine(1402)-2'-O)-methyltransferase, whose product MTDVAGASKSTVGTLYVVATPIGNLDDMSARALKVLADVALIAAEDTRHSIRLLQHFGIDTPLAACHEHNERDEGGRFLGKLLAGDDVALVSDAGTPLISDPGYHLVRQARAAGVNVVPVPGACALIAALSAAGLPSDRFIFEGFLPAKTAGRRARLEQVKEEPRTLIFYEAPHRILECLEDMEAVFGPERPALLARELTKTFETLKGLPLGELRAFVAGDANQQRGECVVLVGGWSAPEGEQAISAEAQRVLDLLLAELPLKRAAALAAEITGVRKNLLYQAALEKQKAQ is encoded by the coding sequence GTGACTGATGTGGCAGGGGCTTCCAAATCCACCGTGGGTACGCTGTACGTCGTGGCAACGCCCATAGGCAACCTTGACGACATGAGCGCCCGGGCACTGAAGGTGTTGGCCGATGTCGCCCTGATCGCGGCCGAGGACACCCGGCATTCGATCCGTTTGCTGCAGCACTTCGGCATCGACACGCCGCTGGCTGCGTGCCATGAGCACAACGAGCGTGATGAAGGTGGGCGTTTCCTCGGCAAATTGTTGGCCGGTGACGACGTGGCGCTGGTTTCCGATGCAGGAACTCCGCTGATCTCTGATCCAGGTTACCACCTGGTGCGTCAGGCACGGGCGGCGGGTGTCAATGTGGTCCCGGTGCCGGGGGCTTGTGCGTTGATTGCTGCGCTGTCGGCGGCGGGTCTGCCGTCGGACCGTTTCATTTTCGAGGGTTTCCTGCCGGCCAAAACCGCCGGTCGTCGCGCGCGTCTTGAGCAGGTGAAGGAAGAGCCCCGCACGCTGATCTTCTATGAAGCACCTCATCGTATTCTCGAGTGCCTCGAGGATATGGAGGCGGTGTTCGGCCCTGAGCGTCCGGCACTGCTCGCGCGCGAGTTGACCAAGACTTTCGAAACGCTCAAGGGCCTGCCATTGGGTGAGCTCAGGGCTTTTGTCGCAGGTGATGCCAACCAGCAGCGCGGCGAGTGCGTGGTACTGGTGGGGGGCTGGAGTGCACCTGAGGGCGAGCAGGCCATTAGTGCCGAGGCGCAGCGCGTGCTGGACTTGTTGCTGGCGGAATTGCCGCTCAAGCGTGCGGCGGCTTTGGCGGCGGAAATTACCGGTGTGCGCAAGAACCTGCTGTATCAGGCTGCACTGGAAAAGCAGAAAGCACAGTAG
- a CDS encoding YgdI/YgdR family lipoprotein: protein MKKLLLPALLFGAFATLAGCSTPSLITLNDGREFQTVDEPQFDQDSGFYEFQQLDGKRTRVNKDQVRSISDL from the coding sequence ATGAAAAAGCTCCTGCTGCCCGCCCTGCTGTTCGGTGCCTTCGCCACCCTGGCCGGTTGCTCCACGCCAAGCCTGATCACCCTCAACGACGGTCGCGAGTTCCAGACTGTCGACGAGCCGCAGTTCGACCAGGACTCCGGCTTCTACGAGTTCCAGCAGCTGGACGGCAAACGCACTCGCGTCAACAAGGACCAGGTGCGCAGCATCAGCGACCTGTAA
- a CDS encoding penicillin-binding protein activator: protein MIACLRLLTALCLATLLAACASSPSSSLGELPRTPDASIEQLLEKAATSKSAEDAALLRLSAADLAYKQKDYPRAARILEQVPMDTLKPAQQVFASTLAAELAMSRNQPKAALTALSHPSLQRVAELPDEQQARTYSVHAAALEADGQALAAAQQRVLLAPLLSGQAASSNNDSIWALVASLPAEQLQQPAANETLAGWTSLALAVKSAGTLEQQQAAIESWRKQHPDHPAAKQLPLALTKLKELASQPLTKIALLLPQEGPLAGVARALRDGFMAAHFQAQQAGQQAPAVQVFDSSRITSLDDFYRQAQAAGVQLVVGPLEKPLVKKLAAYPQLPITTLALNYADAGQSTPPQLFQFGLAAEDEAREVSRRARADGMVRAVALVPSGEWGDRVLAAFRKDWESNGGTLLAAERIAQPVALAQQIADLFQLRQSEGRAQSLQSTVGGNIAAQPSRRQDIDFIFLASTPQQAQQIKPTLNFQYAGDVPVYATSNLYSASGDVNQYNDMNGIRFCETPWLLDTTNNLRQQVVQQWPQAAGSLGRLYAMGVDAYSLAPRLGQLKALPDNRVQGLSGSLSMNANQRVERQLPWAEFSGGQVKRLPDTPR from the coding sequence ATGATCGCTTGCCTGCGGCTGCTCACAGCCCTCTGCCTCGCTACCTTGCTGGCAGCTTGCGCCAGCTCGCCCTCATCCAGCCTGGGCGAACTGCCACGCACCCCGGACGCCAGCATCGAGCAACTGCTTGAAAAAGCGGCTACCAGCAAATCCGCGGAAGATGCCGCACTGCTGCGCCTGAGCGCCGCCGACCTGGCTTACAAGCAGAAGGACTACCCACGCGCCGCGCGCATTCTCGAACAAGTCCCGATGGACACGCTCAAGCCTGCCCAGCAAGTGTTCGCCAGCACCCTCGCTGCAGAGCTGGCGATGAGCCGTAACCAGCCCAAGGCGGCACTGACCGCCTTGTCGCACCCTAGCCTGCAACGCGTCGCGGAACTGCCGGATGAGCAACAGGCCCGCACTTACAGCGTCCACGCCGCCGCCCTGGAGGCTGACGGTCAGGCCCTGGCTGCCGCCCAACAACGCGTACTTCTCGCGCCACTGCTCAGTGGCCAGGCCGCCAGCAGCAACAACGATTCCATCTGGGCGCTGGTCGCATCGCTGCCGGCAGAACAGTTGCAGCAGCCTGCCGCCAATGAAACCCTGGCCGGCTGGACCAGCCTGGCCCTGGCGGTGAAAAGCGCCGGTACCCTGGAGCAGCAGCAAGCCGCCATCGAAAGCTGGCGCAAGCAGCATCCTGACCACCCAGCCGCCAAGCAACTGCCGCTGGCCCTGACCAAACTCAAGGAGCTGGCCAGCCAGCCACTGACCAAGATCGCCCTGCTGCTGCCTCAGGAAGGCCCACTGGCTGGTGTTGCCCGCGCCCTGCGCGACGGCTTCATGGCTGCTCACTTCCAGGCCCAGCAAGCCGGCCAGCAAGCCCCGGCCGTGCAGGTTTTCGACAGCTCGCGCATCACCTCGCTCGACGACTTCTACCGCCAGGCCCAGGCCGCAGGCGTACAACTGGTGGTCGGCCCACTGGAAAAACCGCTGGTGAAGAAGCTTGCGGCATACCCGCAATTGCCTATCACGACACTGGCACTGAACTACGCGGACGCCGGGCAATCCACCCCACCACAGCTGTTCCAGTTCGGCCTGGCCGCCGAGGATGAAGCCCGCGAAGTCTCTCGCCGGGCCCGTGCCGACGGCATGGTCCGCGCTGTAGCCCTGGTACCGAGTGGCGAGTGGGGTGACCGCGTGCTTGCCGCCTTCCGCAAAGACTGGGAGAGCAACGGCGGCACCCTGCTGGCCGCCGAGCGCATCGCACAGCCAGTGGCCCTGGCCCAGCAAATTGCCGACTTGTTCCAGCTGCGTCAGAGCGAAGGTCGCGCCCAGAGCCTGCAGAGCACCGTGGGCGGCAATATCGCCGCGCAACCGTCGCGTCGCCAGGACATCGACTTCATCTTCCTCGCCTCGACCCCGCAACAGGCCCAGCAGATCAAGCCGACGCTGAACTTCCAGTACGCGGGTGACGTACCGGTGTACGCCACCTCGAACCTGTACAGCGCCAGCGGTGACGTCAACCAGTACAACGACATGAACGGCATTCGCTTCTGCGAAACCCCATGGCTGCTCGACACCACCAACAACCTGCGTCAACAAGTGGTCCAGCAGTGGCCGCAAGCCGCCGGTAGCCTTGGCCGCCTGTACGCCATGGGTGTCGATGCCTACAGCCTGGCGCCACGCCTGGGCCAGCTGAAAGCCCTGCCGGATAACCGTGTTCAAGGCCTCTCCGGCAGCCTGAGCATGAACGCCAACCAGCGCGTAGAACGCCAACTGCCCTGGGCCGAGTTCTCGGGCGGCCAGGTCAAGCGCCTGCCGGACACCCCGCGCTGA
- a CDS encoding GlxA family transcriptional regulator, with the protein MASLRYSKQLGLGLQPMFEIHLVSPDGQPVDSFSSVQLPVDGGLDDADVIILPAFWDDFDNLLQRYPQVLPWLREQHARGAVLCAEASGVFWLAEAGLLDGKEATTYWRFFNSFAERFPKIRLNQDKHLTDADNLYCAGGTTSACDLYIYLIERFCGANVARAVARDILYEVQRNYTPGRMGFGGQKLHQDLIILQIQHWLEEHFADKFRFEDVARNHGMSIRNFMRRFQGATGDKPLHYLQRLRIETAKGLLSSTRKSIKTISYEVGYDDASFFARLFRQHTELSPNQYRQQFMQEA; encoded by the coding sequence CTGGCCAGCCTGCGCTACAGCAAGCAATTGGGCCTGGGCTTGCAGCCCATGTTCGAGATCCACCTGGTAAGCCCCGACGGGCAGCCCGTGGACAGCTTCAGCAGCGTGCAGTTACCGGTCGACGGCGGCCTGGACGATGCCGATGTGATCATCCTCCCAGCCTTCTGGGACGACTTCGACAACCTCCTGCAACGTTACCCACAGGTACTGCCGTGGCTACGCGAGCAACATGCCCGTGGCGCGGTGCTGTGTGCCGAAGCCAGCGGGGTATTCTGGTTGGCCGAGGCTGGCTTGCTCGACGGCAAGGAGGCGACCACCTACTGGCGCTTCTTCAACAGCTTCGCCGAACGCTTCCCCAAGATCCGGCTCAACCAGGACAAGCACCTGACCGACGCCGACAACCTCTACTGCGCCGGCGGCACCACCTCGGCCTGCGACCTGTACATCTACCTGATCGAGCGCTTCTGCGGCGCCAACGTGGCCCGCGCTGTGGCCCGCGACATCCTCTACGAAGTGCAGCGCAACTACACCCCTGGGCGCATGGGCTTTGGTGGGCAGAAGCTGCACCAGGACCTGATCATCCTGCAGATCCAGCACTGGCTCGAAGAGCACTTCGCCGACAAGTTCCGCTTCGAGGATGTGGCCCGCAACCACGGCATGAGCATCCGCAACTTCATGCGCCGCTTCCAGGGTGCGACCGGCGACAAGCCGCTGCATTACCTGCAGCGGTTGCGCATCGAGACGGCCAAGGGCTTGTTGTCGAGCACGCGCAAGAGCATCAAGACCATCAGCTATGAGGTTGGCTACGACGATGCCAGCTTCTTTGCCCGATTGTTCCGCCAGCACACGGAGTTGTCGCCGAACCAGTATCGGCAGCAGTTCATGCAAGAGGCTTGA
- a CDS encoding cytochrome bc complex cytochrome b subunit yields the protein MSKFMDWVDARFPATKMWEDHLSKYYAPKNFNFLYFFGSLALLVLVNQIVTGVWLTMSFTPSAEEAFASVEYIMRDVEYGWILRYLHSTGASAFFIVVYLHMFRGLLYGSYQKPRELVWLFGMLIYLALMAEAFMGYLLPWGQMSYWGAQVIISLFGAIPVIGGDLTQWIRGDYLISGITLNRFFALHVVALPIVILGLVVLHILALHEVGSNNPDGVDIKKKKDENGIPLDGIPFHPYYTVKDIVGVVVFLFVFCAVVFFFPEMGGYFLEKPNFEQANAFKTPEHIAPVWYFTPFYAILRAVPDKLFGVIAMGAAIAVLFVLPWLDRSPVRSMRYKGWISKVFLLVFCVAFVILGVLGVLAPTPGRTLLSQVCTVLYFAYFLLMPFYTRLEKTKPVPERVTG from the coding sequence ATGAGCAAGTTCATGGACTGGGTTGATGCTCGCTTCCCCGCTACCAAGATGTGGGAAGACCACCTGAGCAAGTATTACGCGCCCAAGAACTTCAACTTCCTGTACTTCTTCGGCTCGTTGGCATTGCTGGTGCTGGTCAACCAGATCGTCACCGGTGTGTGGTTGACCATGAGCTTCACGCCCTCGGCGGAAGAGGCGTTCGCCTCGGTCGAGTACATCATGCGTGACGTGGAGTACGGTTGGATCTTGCGCTACCTGCATTCCACGGGGGCGTCGGCGTTCTTCATCGTGGTCTACCTGCACATGTTCCGCGGTCTGCTCTATGGCTCCTACCAGAAGCCCCGGGAGCTGGTGTGGCTGTTCGGCATGCTGATCTACCTGGCGCTGATGGCTGAGGCCTTCATGGGCTATCTGCTGCCCTGGGGGCAGATGTCGTACTGGGGGGCCCAGGTGATCATCTCGCTGTTCGGTGCGATTCCGGTGATCGGCGGCGACCTGACCCAGTGGATTCGTGGTGACTACCTGATCTCGGGTATCACTTTGAACCGCTTCTTTGCCCTGCATGTGGTGGCCTTGCCGATCGTGATTCTCGGCCTGGTGGTGCTGCATATCCTGGCGCTACATGAAGTGGGTTCGAACAATCCCGATGGCGTCGACATCAAGAAGAAAAAAGATGAAAACGGCATTCCGCTCGACGGTATTCCGTTCCATCCGTACTACACCGTCAAGGATATCGTCGGCGTTGTGGTGTTCCTCTTCGTGTTCTGTGCTGTGGTGTTCTTCTTCCCGGAAATGGGCGGTTACTTCCTGGAAAAACCGAACTTCGAGCAGGCTAACGCCTTCAAGACGCCTGAGCACATTGCCCCGGTGTGGTACTTCACGCCGTTCTACGCAATCCTTCGCGCGGTCCCCGACAAGCTGTTTGGCGTGATCGCCATGGGTGCGGCCATTGCCGTGCTGTTCGTGTTGCCCTGGCTTGACCGCAGCCCGGTGCGCTCGATGCGCTACAAAGGCTGGATCAGCAAGGTCTTCCTGTTGGTGTTCTGCGTCGCCTTCGTGATTCTCGGTGTGCTGGGCGTACTGGCGCCGACACCTGGGCGTACCTTGCTGTCGCAGGTGTGCACGGTGTTGTACTTCGCCTACTTCCTGCTGATGCCGTTCTACACAAGGCTCGAGAAGACCAAACCGGTTCCGGAAAGGGTGACTGGCTGA
- a CDS encoding phosphoheptose isomerase produces MDMQSRIRRLFQASIDTKQQAMDILAPHIEQASLVMVNALLNEGKMLACGNGGSAGDAQHFSSELLNRFERERPSLPAIALTTDSSTLTSIANDYSYNEVFSKQIRALGQPGDVLLAISTSGNSANVIQAIQAAHDREMIVVALTGRDGGGMASLLLPEDVEIRVPSTVTARIQEVHLLAIHCLCDLIDSQLFGSEE; encoded by the coding sequence ATGGACATGCAATCCCGAATTCGCCGGCTGTTCCAGGCCAGCATCGACACCAAGCAACAGGCAATGGACATCCTGGCACCGCACATCGAGCAGGCCAGCCTGGTCATGGTCAACGCACTGCTCAACGAGGGCAAGATGCTCGCCTGTGGCAACGGCGGCTCAGCCGGCGATGCCCAGCATTTCTCATCAGAGCTGCTCAACCGCTTCGAGCGCGAGCGCCCGAGCCTGCCGGCCATTGCCCTGACCACCGACAGCTCGACCCTGACCTCGATCGCCAACGACTACAGCTACAACGAGGTCTTCTCCAAGCAGATTCGCGCCCTGGGCCAACCAGGCGACGTTCTGCTGGCCATTTCCACCAGCGGCAACTCGGCCAACGTCATTCAAGCCATCCAGGCCGCACATGATCGTGAAATGATTGTCGTAGCATTGACGGGCCGTGACGGCGGCGGCATGGCTTCGCTGCTGCTGCCCGAAGACGTCGAGATCCGCGTACCCTCGACGGTCACTGCACGTATCCAGGAAGTCCACCTGCTGGCGATCCACTGCCTGTGCGATCTGATCGACAGCCAACTGTTCGGGAGTGAAGAATGA
- a CDS encoding ClpXP protease specificity-enhancing factor produces MNSSRPYLVRALYEWIVDNDCTPHMLVNAEYPAVQVPQGFASDGQIVLNISPSAVRSLHMDNDAVSFEGRFGGVAHSLFVPVGAILGIYARENGQGMVFELEPPLMDGDDLEDEGVEPDDDGPPEGGGQPPRPTGRPSLKVVK; encoded by the coding sequence ATGAACTCCAGTCGCCCCTATCTGGTTCGAGCGCTGTACGAGTGGATCGTCGACAACGATTGCACCCCCCATATGCTGGTCAATGCCGAGTATCCGGCTGTCCAGGTGCCGCAAGGCTTTGCCAGTGACGGCCAGATCGTCCTGAATATTTCCCCCAGTGCGGTGCGTAGCCTGCACATGGACAACGATGCGGTGAGCTTCGAAGGCCGATTCGGTGGTGTGGCGCATTCGCTGTTCGTGCCGGTTGGTGCGATCCTGGGTATTTATGCTCGCGAAAACGGCCAAGGCATGGTCTTCGAGCTGGAGCCGCCGTTGATGGATGGCGACGACCTTGAAGATGAAGGTGTCGAGCCGGATGACGATGGCCCGCCTGAGGGTGGTGGCCAGCCGCCACGTCCAACTGGGCGGCCGAGCCTGAAGGTGGTCAAGTAA
- a CDS encoding YraN family protein codes for MPDASPTRAGHTAETQALEYLQGQGLQLLARNWRCKGGELDLVMLDADTVVFVEVRYRLHAGFGGALGSIDGRKQKRLVLAASLFLQKESRWANQPCRFDVVALQGSQHAGRPLQWLKNAFEC; via the coding sequence ATGCCTGACGCATCGCCCACCCGTGCCGGCCACACCGCAGAAACCCAAGCCCTTGAATACCTTCAGGGGCAGGGACTGCAACTGCTGGCACGCAACTGGCGATGCAAAGGCGGCGAGCTTGATCTGGTCATGCTCGACGCCGATACAGTAGTATTCGTCGAAGTCCGTTACCGTTTGCATGCGGGCTTCGGTGGCGCCCTCGGCAGTATCGACGGGCGCAAGCAGAAACGACTGGTGCTTGCCGCCAGCCTGTTCCTGCAGAAGGAGTCCCGTTGGGCCAACCAACCCTGCCGCTTCGACGTTGTCGCCCTGCAGGGCAGCCAGCATGCAGGCCGACCGCTTCAATGGCTGAAAAACGCCTTCGAATGCTGA
- the rplM gene encoding 50S ribosomal protein L13 has product MKTFTAKPETVKREWFVVDAAGQTLGRLATEIASRLRGKHKPEYTPHVDTGDYIVVINAEQVRVTGAKSSDKMYYSHSGFPGGIKEISFEKLIDKAPERVIETAVKGMLPKNPLGRDMYRKLKVYAGATHPHTAQQPQELKI; this is encoded by the coding sequence ATGAAAACTTTTACTGCTAAACCGGAAACAGTAAAGCGCGAGTGGTTCGTAGTCGACGCCGCTGGCCAGACCCTGGGTCGTCTGGCTACCGAAATCGCTAGCCGTCTGCGTGGCAAACACAAGCCAGAATACACTCCTCACGTTGACACCGGCGACTACATCGTCGTTATCAACGCCGAGCAGGTTCGTGTGACTGGTGCCAAGTCTTCCGACAAAATGTACTACTCCCACTCCGGTTTCCCAGGTGGCATCAAGGAAATCAGCTTCGAGAAGCTGATCGACAAAGCCCCTGAGCGTGTTATCGAAACCGCGGTCAAAGGCATGCTGCCTAAGAACCCGCTGGGTCGCGACATGTACCGCAAGCTGAAAGTGTACGCGGGTGCTACCCACCCTCACACTGCTCAGCAGCCTCAAGAACTGAAGATCTAA